The genomic region TCCTatgttaatttagttaCACATATAATTCcttattcatttatatctacttcaaattcaaatgtttaaaaatgagatatggttttaaataatattttaaaaattattttactacTGAGTTCATTCATCAGAACGTGTGATTGCAGTTTAATCAAAACGAACGTAAGCATATACTGTTCAAACGATTTTGATTTAGCATAACCTAGGCTTGGGCTTGTCAAGAAGCGCCCTGGAAAACCTTTGCAAAAAATTAGATGACCCCAAAATCACAAAAAAATGTAACATAGTCTCATGTATAGGTGCAAATAACTGGAAACAGAGATTCTTCATAGAGAATAATTTTGGACTCGATCCAAGCAAATCTTCAACGATAAGCGGACCACTTAAGTCAAGTAAGAGGGATAGTAATAAGAAAATTTCAGGAAATGATCTCTGGGAACACAGTGTCCAGGATGGATATAACTTGCTCCTGGACTCTGAAATACCAAACTTTGAAAATGAACTAAAAAGCACCGTAAATAATAACTCAATAGTTAACCTGTCAGCACTTTCAAAGTGTATCTTAATTTACCTTAACGAAGATAATTTCGACCACAACAACGGAGAAATAACATTGAACCAAAATGTAAAGATATTCCTTCAAAAATTGTCAAAAAGGCTGGATTTAGAACTAGGAAGGAACGAAAAGAACGTAAAAGATATATACATAGTTCTGCCTGACTTTAAATCCTTCCAAAAAAAGGTAATTAATCACGTTTTCACTTTCAAATTAGACGAAGATTAACAAATCGCAAATTAAATCACTAGAAACTGATTTGAAAGAATACTTCCctaaaatgaaaatttatgttaaaCACTTTGATACTGAATTTAGCGTAGCAAAGTATTTTCAAACACCCTCAAACCTAAATCTTAAAGGTATGTTTGtcttaaatattttgaaataGACGTCGTCGATGTCATAAAATCGTTTACCAGACCAAATAATTCCACCCAAATGTTAGTAGACTACGTAAGAACGAACTGTTTTGAGAATTTCACGGTATTTTCTATCAATGCTTAAATTGATTCAGAAATTTGTGGACGACTCACTAGAAAAGGCTTTAAAAGGAgaaaaattagataaattcGCAACTAGATATCATTCGCAGCTATTCGACTCTAAGATTTCATTCTACACACTTGTAATGGATCAATTGGTGAGAAGaagattattattagtttttaGGGCAGAAATGTTTCAACGGATTTAACGGACCTAATTAATTCACATAACGCTAAACTGTGTTTGGACAGGTTTGAAGTAGTTTTACAAACCTTTTTAGTCTGGTAAAGAACTTGGAGTATGAAATCAAAAAGGAATTTGCAAAATATTTCTCTGAACACAGAAAAAATCTGGATATCAAAATAGTAGTTGATCAGGTTTGAAGAAGAAATTTAAACACTTTTTAGTTcatacataaatataaaacacAACTGAAAAACTTAATTCCATTCATGTCCGAAAGAGAATCGATGTCAACAGTCAGAGACTCAGTATCGCACCTGGAAGAGTATATGTATCATATGAACGAACTGTACACAGAATTTCCAAACAAACACGATTCGGTATTcaaattttagttaaaagCTGTATAGGAAAATGACCTGAAGAAATCAGTCAAGAGCCTAAAGGACaagattaaatttaatccaAGATTTCATGGAGTCATTCAACTAGTTGGGTTGTTCAGAGATAGAGGACTAGGAAACAAACAAGGATTCTTGAATTATAATTACCCACCTTTCCTATTGACATTCGggtatttttattatttttatgtttCAACAGATATTCCAATGATCGTGAAATATTTGATGATGGATCTGGCACGGGAGTTATGTCATCTCCATTCAAGTTTCAACCAATATTACacttaaaaataaaattgtaaattaatatacaagaTATTCAATTTCTGGGAGGTATAATTTTACCATCTTGGAAATTTACCTAAGATAAAGTTAATTAGAAAAACGAACGCTTCCATGAACAAGTTCCATTTTACCAACTCTGGAAACAGCCTCCCTTGCAGTCAATTTCCTAGGCCAAAATGCACAACACTTATTCTCCTAAACTATTTTAACAATAACTAAACTAACTATATCTCTTTTCTGATCAACTGAAAACCACTTGAAAGATTGCCTTGAGTCGCAGTTGCCCTTGTAATTCATCCCCCTAAAATCTATGCTTACTCTACTTCATACCAGCAAGTACCGTCATCGGTTAGAGTCCACCctgatttaattattatattactaattttacCAGATGGGCATTCGAAAGAATAATCTCTTTCATAGGAAATGTCACCGCAGCTGTTGAATTTTATGTCATAACAACGAACCTTCCGTGCTCCTTAGCATCCTCAGACTCTTCTTTTCTGATTTTGTCATCGATTTTCTTTAGTGCTTCATCATCAATACTAACGAGCATGTATTTTAAAGGCGTacctttttattttatctatctaaaaatgatatgaaatgataaaattttacgAACCACTTGTGACTGGGTAGGAACCGATTCACTTGCAACCTTCAATTTGGAGGCTATGTctgaaatttaaatagtGATAGAATCTGTTAAAGAGTTAACTGTACCTTTGAACAAGTCCGCCTGTGCTTctaaatacaaatattatcattttgaaaaaatgtatatagTATAGTTACACACCAAATTTGGATTTATTTAGACAAAAACTGTAATGAATATAGTTAAATGTGAGGATTGCAAGAGATAAATGCCAGATATTTGTAACAAATGCTCTGTCTTtcatgtaaaataataatactatgaAAATACAACATCAGTTTAATCAACGTTATGATATTCAAAATCAACACACATTTGATTCATAGTtgatatttaaatattagattgtatatttatttaattaaaaataaaatggattaattttaaaggaacatttaataattttcaagATAACAACAATAGAATTTTATGTGGTAaaaaatagtatattattatgaaataatttattttaatattaatgaattttgtttatttaattttttattaaattttgcTATTTTATTGAATGAAAGTTACCATACCAGAGGAAgttaaaaaacaaatacCCGCTGGATGTAAAATAGATTTAAAaacatatttaataattgaatatGTAGCAAAAGCAGTTTATCAGGTATTATTTTCAGttttttaatcttttaaCAGGAAGGTAGTTCTTTTGAATTCAGATTAAAGATACATTTATTGAACGATAAACTTCCATTCCTCGATACCAACCATGAATTacataaaatttacaaatttttgGTCAATAATCCAAGTTATTACCTTTATAACAATGATAAACAAGCCGTTCCTTCTTTATTGCACGAATTGTATGATCATATTTTCCTAGATGATAAAGATAACCTTGataaaagaataaaacCCGATGAAAATGTAATTGAAGGATACTCCGATTCtgattaatcaaattaagatttaatataattaagtagCCAGAGATTATCTATGTAATaggaataaattaaaaattaaattattaaacattaaacaTTAACATTAAACAAACAAAAGGTGTAGAAAATAAAAGGGCTATGCAAACATTGCAGCAGCTATGGCTGCTCCCTTTCCTGAACCATCATCGGATGACAATAAAACTACATTTCCAACAAGATCAGGTCTAGTTACATTATCGATATAGTACTGTAATTTATTCCTGTACCattcatttttaacatAAAGTGATCCATCAATGGCAACAGTTGTCTTAGATGTGACATAAGCCTTAGCTTTTCTGGCTGTAGCACAAATGGAAGCTGCTGCAAATCCAGCAGAACGTCCGAATGCAGCCTCAGAAATCTTTCTGAGAGCTATCAAGGATTTCTTTGGTAATTCAACATCCCATGCTCTCATGGCAACCTGTCTGGATAAACTTAAATCATCAGAATTGTCATTCAAAATCTCACTGGCGTCCACAGAAGTAAATGTACCAACCTCCCACATTTTTGGAGGAGCTTGTTCTCTAAGATATAAGATCATAAACCTCCTAATGATTTCACCAAGATATGCTCCGGCAACCAGCTTCTCAAGTTTACCACGACCACGATTCGAGGtataaaaatcaatttcaaAGTCGACAGGATTTAATGGAAGCTCAGTGTCGAAATTTCCACATTCGATGTTGATAACTCTTCCTACATATCCGAACCTTCTGAACTCATCTTCCTCATAACAGATATTAAAACCAGTTCCCAAAATAACACCAACTCTGCATGGAGGATAATCTTTGGGTTTCTGGTAAGCACAAGATAACAAGGTTCCTACTGTGTCATTGAGAACAATGGAAACTTCAGCattgatattatttctCTTAAATGCTTCATTCATCAATAATCCAACATCCTTGCCTTCAACCTGATCATTCGTAGCCCTACCAGTTTCGAAATCTTTGGTCCAATCCAAAAGAATGGCATTACATGGTGATAACATAGTGCAAGGAAAGGAAAATGTGAATCCAACCTTGTGTGGTACAGATGGATTAGGATCAACACCTGATTCCCTCATGACATGTTCAATCTTCTTTGCAAAATGGTCGAAAAGTTCAGTTGCTGTAGCTTTTTGATCAAGGAGACCCTTGGGTCCAAGGGCACTAGAATAACGTAAACTGAAAGTAGATTGATTACGTTCCATCTTCCCATCACCGTCAATCACAATCCTTACAGCTCTGAAATTTGAACCTCCGAAATCCAAAGCAAAATATGAACCCTTCTCCTTACCAGTGGGAATATTAGGAATAAATGAGTCCAACATTTTGAATGAACACTCATTTGGAAGCCACAGGCTTCTGTGCCTTCTGTGAGCTTTTAAACCATGCATCAACTCAGAATAAAAGTTGTGAGAAACatcttttaaatcatttagTGAAACAGTAAGCTGGTCCACAATTTGATTCAATCTATCCTCAGGGTTACTGCTCAATGTTTCCTGTGATGTTTGTTCTGAGTGGTAAAATTCAGGATGATCTATTATGTATGATGTTATGTATGACATCCTTTTGGACGTTAACAGATGCGATTTCAACTTCGAAACAATTGTTGTCTACTCAATATTTAGTGGTGGGGATTCAACtctaattaaataatcgttatttctataaattattcaatagatatgttttttatatatttgatattttaaaaaaattctcggttatgtattatatatcGTTTTTGTGCATCTAGAGTGACTTACATCACAcgttagttatatatacatttatttatttacgATTCTTCaataattctttatattccacaatttatatacattattgTGATAAATTCTCCCTTTTTTTAGTTCAATATCGTTTAATATGTGATggaatatacaaattataccACACAATTTGAAGGTTTTTACGATTCCATTCagaattataatttttataatattaaattgtaaCAATACTGaacatattaataaatggaagtgttagaataatttattcagTGGATGTCTCCAGATGAAGCTGATTCAATTTTTCGTTGAGCTCTTtctttttcataaattttcGGTACCTTGCAGTATACCATTTCGGGTGTGCTCTCCTACCTAATCTGTGGTTTCCTCTTGTGTATAAAATCTCAGATATTGGTAAATTCCTAATTAGTGAAGCGCCCTCATTGACGTGTGGAAACGGATTCGTAGATGACTGGTGATGGTGAGTAATAGTCCTCCAAGAGTCAGATTCCTTAATCAAATGCTCTAGTTTTTTAAAcctaatgaaaattttaagaaaGTAAAAACATACCTTCCCTCAGTTTTTGTAAtatccaaatttattttgGGTAAGGAAGAATCGTTCTCAagattaattatttttgataTATGCTGCGATGAAAATGTGTGTTCTGGAGATGAATTAGTTCCAATAAACAGATTGTTTCTTGAGTTTGTGGGATGtaatacattatatatatagttgCGAATTCTGTCAGAATTTGCCATTAAAGAGGGTTTGAAATAGCgatattcatttttatcatacattctagaaataaattcgtgtcctaaaataaatttattttttatttagtGATTACGGGGTGTGGGCCATGCAGATCGCACATCTTTACCGTAAACATTATGAGAAGGAAGCATTTCGGATGCAGAAATAGTTCCGTTTTTCcattttagtaaatttaaatagtttGAAATTATGGGTTGCTTGATAGGTCCCCAACTAGGCCTGAATATTTCATTTGTACAATGATGGTATAAACCACGTTTCCTTCTCCTGCCAAAAAAATTTAAGGAAACACCACTGATAGGAAATAGAAGACCTTTATGGCCTCCGCGGGTcatgaaaaataaataagtataataaatgtgtagataAATTGTAGGGTTTCAggttaaattataattaagCAAACATTGCAGCAGCTATGGCTGCTCCCTTTCCTGAACCATCATCGGATGACAATAAAACTACATTTCCAACAAGATCAGGTCTAGTTACATTATCGATATAGTACTGTAATTTATTCCTGTACCattcatttttaacatAAAGTGATCCATCAATGGCAACAGTTGTCTTAGATGTGACATAAGCCTTAGCTTTTCTGGCTGTAGCACAAATGGAAGCTGCTGCAAATCCAGCAGAACGTCCGAATGCAGCCTCAGAAATCTTTCTGAGAGCTATCAAGGATTTCTTTGGTAATTCAACATCCCATGCTCTCATGGCAACCTGTCTGGATAAACTTAAATCATCAGAATTGTCATTCAAAATCTCACTGGCGTCCACAGAAGTAAATGTACCAACCTCCCACATTTTTGGAGGAGCTTGTTCTCTAAGATATAAGATCATAAACCTCCTAATGATTTCACCAAGATATGCTCCGGCAACCAGCTTCTCAAGTTTACCACGACCACGATTCGAGGtataaaaatcaatttcaaAGTCGACAGGATTTAATGGAAGCTCAGTGTCGAAATTTCCACATTCGATGTTGATAACTCTTCCTACATATCCGAACCTTCTGAACTCATCTTCCTCATAACAGATATTAAAACCAGTTCCCAAAATAACACCAACTCTGCATGGAGGATAATCTTTGGGTTTCTGGTAAGCACAAGATAACAAGGTTCCTACTGTGTCATTGAGAACAATGGAAACTTCAGCattgatattatttctCTTAAATGCTTCATTCATCAATAATCCAACATCCTTGCCTTCAACCTGATCATTCGTAGCCCTACCAGTTTCGAAATCTTTGGTCCAATCCAAAAGAATGGCATTACATGGTGATAACATAGTGCAAGGAAAGGAAAATGTGAATCCAACCTTGTGTGGTACAGATGGATTAGGATCAACACCTGATTCCCTCATGACATGTTCAATCTTCTTTGCAAAATGGTCGAAAAGTTCAGTTGCTGTAGCTTTTTGATCAAGGAGACCCTTGGGTCCAAGGGCACTAGAATAACGTAAACTGAAAGTAGATTGATTACGTTCCATCTTCCCATCACCGTCAATCACAATCCTTACAGCTCTGAAATTTGAACCTCCGAAATCCAAAGCAAAATATGAACCCTTCTCCTTACCAGTGGGAATATTAGGAATAAATGAGTCCAACATTTTGAATGAACACTCATTTGGAAGCCACAAATTTCTGTGCCTTCTGTGAGCTTTTAAACCATGCATTAACTCAGAATAAAAGTTGTGAGAAACatcttttaaatcatttagTGAAACAGTAAGCAGATCTACGATCTGTTGTAATCTAACTTCGGGATCTGGTACCAATGATTTGGGAATTGCTGAATCTCCCCTGTAAATTTCAACAGCTTCCCTAATTAGCGTGCTAACCGATGACATTTTGATGTGATTGTGTTATGAATTGTCAATTTTTTTTGTAAacctaaaaaatatatcaGATTCCATCAAAATTTGTTAGatttatttcaaattttttgTGATATTTCTAGAATCtgtttaatttgtataagAAACTAGTAGATcaacaaaatattatagtaAATAAAAGGATTA from Theileria annulata chromosome 1, complete sequence, *** SEQUENCING IN PROGRESS *** harbors:
- a CDS encoding glucokinase, putative, which gives rise to MSYITSYIIDHPEFYHSEQTSQETLSSNPEDRLNQIVDQLTVSLNDLKDVSHNFYSELMHGLKAHRRHRSLWLPNECSFKMLDSFIPNIPTGKEKGSYFALDFGGSNFRAVRIVIDGDGKMERNQSTFSLRYSSALGPKGLLDQKATATELFDHFAKKIEHVMRESGVDPNPSVPHKVGFTFSFPCTMLSPCNAILLDWTKDFETGRATNDQVEGKDVGLLMNEAFKRNNINAEVSIVLNDTVGTLLSCAYQKPKDYPPCRVGVILGTGFNICYEEDEFRRFGYVGRVINIECGNFDTELPLNPVDFEIDFYTSNRGRGKLEKLVAGAYLGEIIRRFMILYLREQAPPKMWEVGTFTSVDASEILNDNSDDLSLSRQVAMRAWDVELPKKSLIALRKISEAAFGRSAGFAAASICATARKAKAYVTSKTTVAIDGSLYVKNEWYRNKLQYYIDNVTRPDLVGNVVLLSSDDGSGKGAAIAAAMFA
- a CDS encoding uncharacterized protein (Contains 1 putative membrane-spanning region;~1 probable transmembrane helix predicted for TA19820 by TMHMM2.0 at aa 5-27), encoding MKDRAFVTNIWHLSLAILTFNYIHYSFCLNKSKFEAQADLFKDIASKLKVASESVPTQSQVVRTPLKYMLVSIDDEALKKIDDKIRKEESEDAKEHGSCGDISYERDYSFECPSGKISNIIIKSGWTLTDDGTCWYEVEGMNYKGNCDSRQSFKWFSVDQKRDIVSLVIENKCCAFWPRKLTAREAVSRVGKMELVHGSVRFSN
- a CDS encoding hexokinase 1, putative; the encoded protein is MSSVSTLIREAVEIYRGDSAIPKSLVPDPEVRLQQIVDLLTVSLNDLKDVSHNFYSELMHGLKAHRRHRNLWLPNECSFKMLDSFIPNIPTGKEKGSYFALDFGGSNFRAVRIVIDGDGKMERNQSTFSLRYSSALGPKGLLDQKATATELFDHFAKKIEHVMRESGVDPNPSVPHKVGFTFSFPCTMLSPCNAILLDWTKDFETGRATNDQVEGKDVGLLMNEAFKRNNINAEVSIVLNDTVGTLLSCAYQKPKDYPPCRVGVILGTGFNICYEEDEFRRFGYVGRVINIECGNFDTELPLNPVDFEIDFYTSNRGRGKLEKLVAGAYLGEIIRRFMILYLREQAPPKMWEVGTFTSVDASEILNDNSDDLSLSRQVAMRAWDVELPKKSLIALRKISEAAFGRSAGFAAASICATARKAKAYVTSKTTVAIDGSLYVKNEWYRNKLQYYIDNVTRPDLVGNVVLLSSDDGSGKGAAIAAAMFA